In Deltaproteobacteria bacterium, one genomic interval encodes:
- a CDS encoding glycosyltransferase family 39 protein, whose product MNGTATTGQGSLGYRWPVLAAAAAVTGCISALLGYLSGPYTDDLLLAAWARDNSWTDILTLKAAPLPLYLLKWKFAVIMNPGEPYAVAHVWAGIVHGINCLLIFLLLSDFFPAAYAAAGAVLAAIYRPGNEAWLWAAAENDGMLCLFLLLTLFCWRRSATNSRFYLPAFLAFTAAMLTKPNAVFIVPCLAVHDLGFSLFGKDTGQHRAKWFAVIAFTGAGYAAFAFRVRGLWDVVYPEKPLFMMGLVRVGESILRSLLLVRPVGIIEHEVIGFSVTGLFILWLVFASPVVRFGLCWFLAFLAPPLVASGFMGGRYVYSGMLGLLVVLVHLAHRFSRKHPRRNRWLLAAALLWGLAHLAANGRDIAFRRSWGSAYTELRLVLEANKTELAEAGRLQVVNAGQPNESWTEQVLLYDLKLRLPLVLSQGVCSSQDDPCLLFRENYYQGELRSTGKYPSRALGPGVRFVSASTSGRETPSGIDR is encoded by the coding sequence ATGAACGGGACGGCGACAACCGGACAGGGCTCCCTGGGGTACCGGTGGCCGGTGCTCGCGGCGGCTGCAGCCGTCACAGGATGCATCTCGGCCCTCCTTGGCTATCTGAGCGGTCCTTATACCGACGACCTGCTACTGGCCGCCTGGGCCCGCGACAATTCATGGACGGACATATTGACGCTGAAGGCGGCCCCGCTGCCGCTCTATCTGCTCAAGTGGAAATTCGCCGTTATCATGAATCCGGGTGAGCCGTACGCGGTGGCCCACGTCTGGGCCGGTATCGTTCACGGCATCAACTGTCTCCTCATTTTCCTGCTCCTGTCGGACTTCTTCCCGGCTGCTTACGCTGCGGCCGGTGCCGTTCTTGCCGCGATCTACCGGCCCGGAAACGAGGCATGGCTCTGGGCCGCCGCCGAGAACGACGGAATGCTTTGTCTGTTTCTGCTCCTGACCCTTTTCTGCTGGCGGCGGTCGGCCACGAACTCCCGGTTCTATCTGCCCGCCTTTCTTGCCTTCACCGCCGCCATGCTCACCAAGCCCAATGCGGTATTCATTGTCCCGTGTCTTGCCGTTCATGACCTCGGCTTTTCCCTGTTTGGCAAAGACACTGGCCAGCACCGGGCAAAGTGGTTTGCGGTCATCGCGTTCACCGGTGCCGGTTATGCGGCCTTTGCCTTCAGGGTGCGCGGCCTGTGGGATGTTGTCTATCCCGAAAAGCCCCTGTTCATGATGGGGCTAGTCAGGGTGGGGGAGTCGATCCTCCGGTCGCTGCTTCTTGTCCGGCCGGTCGGGATCATCGAACATGAAGTCATCGGATTTTCCGTCACCGGGCTCTTTATTCTCTGGCTTGTGTTCGCTTCGCCCGTGGTCCGCTTCGGGTTGTGCTGGTTTCTGGCATTTCTGGCGCCGCCCCTGGTCGCGTCGGGGTTCATGGGCGGGCGATACGTCTACTCCGGGATGCTGGGACTTCTGGTGGTCCTGGTGCACCTTGCGCACCGCTTTTCCAGGAAACACCCGCGCCGCAATCGGTGGCTTCTGGCGGCGGCGCTGCTGTGGGGGCTTGCCCATCTGGCAGCCAACGGCCGTGACATTGCATTCCGGCGAAGCTGGGGATCGGCCTATACGGAACTGCGTCTTGTGCTGGAAGCCAACAAGACCGAACTGGCGGAAGCCGGCCGGTTGCAGGTTGTCAACGCCGGGCAGCCCAACGAGTCCTGGACCGAGCAAGTCCTGCTGTACGATCTCAAACTCCGGTTGCCGCTGGTGTTGTCACAAGGGGTTTGCAGTTCACAGGATGATCCATGCCTGCTGTTCAGGGAGAACTACTATCAGGGAGAGCTGAGATCGACCGGAAAATATCCCTCACGTGCGCTGGGCCCCGGTGTGCGCTTCGTATCCGCCAGCACATCCGGCCGGGAAACGCCGTCAGGGATTGACCGATAG